Below is a window of Maylandia zebra isolate NMK-2024a linkage group LG19, Mzebra_GT3a, whole genome shotgun sequence DNA.
GACAGCTTAAAGAAGAGAGGCAGTGTGAAAGCAGAGACATCGTTGTCTGCAGTGGAGCTAAGTGGGAAGGTGATAAAAAGAGGATATCTGCTTAAACAGGTAAAACTACTGTATTGAAGATGTGTTAAGAtgctataaataataatatttatgaaCTTTGAGTTGTCAGGTTGTGAAAACACCGCTGGGTGACTGGACCTTTTAATAATTCCTAAGAAAGAGGGCACAGAATAGGCTGAAGAAACTAAATATATCAACCATTCACTAATATTATTAACACTGTCGTAGCAGCTCAAAAATTAGCATTGCACCATGTGCATGTACTTTGACTTAAAGGTGGTCATTTGTTTGCACTGTGTTTGAATGAATTAGTCaaactttattcatctttaaacGCAGGGACACAGAAGAAAGAACTGGAAAGTGAGACTGTTTGTTTTGCGATCAGAACCTGCTTTCCTTCACTATTATGATCCAACCAAGGTGAATGCAAAGTCAATGCTAATGAGAAAAATACCTGTTAGAAAATTAAAATCAGCTAAACAATGAAAGACATAAAATTCTAATATGTTTGATAAGAGAAACCGAACTGCCCAAACTgttgtgttttcatgtgttgGAAACTATGTAACTACTCATAATTAGCAATAATTCTTCTACATGAGTGACTCAGTCTGATCTACTTCCTGTCTTATGTCATTTGGCAGGATGACATCAGCCCTGTTGGTGGTTTCTCACTGCGAGGGTGCCTTGTGTCATCTTTAGAGGATAACGGCGTTCCCTCAGGTGAGTTACCCTCTAATATCTAGTTTCATTTTGTCAAACAATTACAAAATAGGACCAACAACTATCAGAAATGCAGTTTAAATAAGACTGTTtaagtttttgtcattttttgagATGAAGACTAAAAAGGTGAGTGTGCTAACATGCTCCTACTCCTCCTGTGTATCAATGCTAAGTTTCTGTGTAATCCAATTACAGACCTGTTCTCCTAATAAAATTTATCTTatcttttatattatttaaGATCAAAAAGCTCAGCGaaataaaaaagcattttaagcttttgtctgttttatttgCCAGTCTCTCCATCCAAATCAGGTTTGATATTTCCATGCAGATGCACTTCACCAACCTTATTTTCTCTTCCCATGCAGGTGTTAAAGGCAACGTTCAAGGCAACTTGTTTAAAATTATAACtcagacagacacacattacttcatccaggcGCCAACTCACCAGGAGAAAATGGACTGGTTAGATGCAATGAGATCACAGTGCTGATTCatgttaaaaacatgtttcagcAGGTGAAGACGATTCAAGTTAAATATTCAGAGAATGTGTAGCAGTGTCAGAGCTACTGGTTCCATAACATTTCTGTACATTTGTGCCTATAATACAATTTTTGgtttgattgttttctttgtgagtatacGAATGGATATGAATGTTTTGAAAGTTGTAGCAGTGTATCTTGTAAACAGTTTAAGTTAAACCTTTTTTTACGTGTtaataaaatgcaaatgatTAAACATAAGCATATGAACATTGTGTCTCTTGCTGAATTTTATACAACATAGTAGTGAAAAGTACATTTACAAAAAATTTTACTGTACATTTCCTTTACTTTTTTTCTCAGTTCCATTTTCTGCCacataaataaaatcagaatgCAATATTTTGCATTGTGTTTCTAATAAACcgcattttattcacaataaatGAAACCATATCAGATGTTGAAACTGAGGCATTCTACAATTTCATGACAAATATTAGCTTATTTTGTGTTAAATGGCAGCATTTGTGTCTCAAAAAAGTTTGGACAGGAGCgacaaaaggctggaaaagtaagtgGTACTAAAAAGAAGCGGCAACTAATCAGCAAAAATCAAGTAAAGAAGAAACCGTATGTAAACATGATCCAGAAATCCCGTCGTCTTTTCCTtgccaaagctcatttaaaatgactgaggaaaaactggaaaacaacAACTGGTCTCCTCAGTTACCAGACATTTACGAAGTGTTGTTAACTGAAGAAGGGATACTACACGGATGTAAACATGGCCTTGTCCAAAGTTTTTTGAGACTTGTTCCTGCAATGAAATTGAAAATAAGCCAACATTTTTATTGAGTTGGtacattttgatttgattcgACTCGATTTGTTTTCTCcgttctattgtgaataaaatgggtttatgagatttgctcatttttacatttgtttattatttacattttacacagtgccactacttttttttaaaaaaaactggggTTGTATTTTGTCCTTTTACATTTGACTGGTTTTCAAGTGAAGATTATTTCttaaaaacatataaataaaagttaaaattaaaaaaattagtgGTTTTGAACATTTTGACATTTAATCAGTTGCAAAAGTGAAAGCCATGATCGACTTTGAGGTTGATAGAGGTCTTTGAGAGACATTTTGCTGTCACAAACATCTCAGattatttaatttgaataacAGCCAAGGCCTTAAGAGGAAAACAAACTGCTTGAACAGTTTCAAGTTTGCCTCGGCTTTACTTTGTGACTAAAGTAAATAAGGCCTAACCCCCACACTTTGTGAATCACTGGATTAAACTACCTGTGTAATAGATCATTACGCTTACTCCACCTGGAATAGCTTCAAAAGACCTGAtgtaacaatgaaaaacaaccTATTCATGCATCACATGATAACATATCagtcaaaaacaaacatatttttgCCCGAACAAGAAGTTTGGACTTTGATGCCTTCAAGAAATTCTTTAGACATTATTAAACAGTgtttaatgaaataaaataaactacatatAAAAAGCACATACTGTTGGAGAGAGTTATATACATACAAGAAACTAAAAGCACGTGCAAGTGCATGGTGCTTACAGAGCCTGTTTAATCATTTTCTATCAGCACCATAAGACCTGTATGAATCACAGTTACTGCCGGTGTAGTGGAGGTTTATTGTATCAAAGGTGTGTATTTTATCAAAAAGGTGACTAATCAGTCCTTTTCATTGGAAACACTGTCCTTTATTCTTACAGTTTGTCCAGGTGCACAACTTAATAGTAACATACTGCTCGGAAACAGTTATAGAGGACATCATTATAACTGGTTTTAGCTATAGCTTCATGCGAAGGCCCACATGAGCGTGTAATTGGCGTTAAATTACATTCTATGTTGTGCCAAATTTTCTTAAAAAGTCATAAATCTAATCTGGCAATCCCTAAATAGTGAGCCTGTTTTTCAATGGTGCTTTTTCTTAAGTAAAGGGTATGATATCAAGGGGAAGTTTAATACAAGTACAGACTAGAAAAGCCTCAAGAGGTGCATGCATGAGACACTCCCAGGAATCATAGACAGACACTCCCACTCAGCAAGCTGACTCGAGCCTTTATTTGAATGACTCAAGCTGAGGTGGCGGTGTTTTAATGCTTGTTTTCACAGCAATCATGATGCAGTTTCTACAGGAATATGAAGCTGTATAGATGATGATGTGTTTTGGAAAAAATCCAGACATCAAAAACATAACAACAAATTTGATTTATTGCAATGAATTAAAGTCATTATGAGACATTCACATAAAAAGTGCTAGTTGTAAATGAAGCACACAAACTGTCGGGTGATTTCAAAGCCAAAGTTGGTAAAAAACTGAAGGTTTGACAGACTCACATCCATCCACCATTGTGTTTGATCAAGACACAAGCACACTGTCACACTAGCATGCAGTAATGGAGggtaactttttttgttttacattattattcCTGTTACAGTACTTCGTTGGCACAGAATGACAATCTTTGTTAGGTATTCAGTTTCAGAAACATTCACCTTGATGTGGGCGCTCGTAAACATAAGTGCTTTCAAAGGTTAACCCCAGAGAAATCAAAGACAAAATGCctgaaatctcttttttttagaTCACAAAAACTTCATTTTTGATGTAACACATCATGTTTGTACAAATGTACGTTCAGGAAAAATAGTAGAGCTCAGATCGCATTTTTTATAACTTAATTCACTTTAGTTAAAATCACATTCCTCATTTGACTTGAGAGATCGATGACTGGTACATTCAGTCAAGAGCTTCAAGTCTCCAAACAGGTAATCTTAGTGAAGGCACTTTGTCTTAACATGTGATTACGAGGCAGGTGTAACTTTGTCTGAAATTGGAAACACAACATTCCCCTCATGGGGAAATTTATGCACTCAGAAAGTAGTAGTCTATTCTAATCTTATTTATTGTATAGTATACTGTCCCAGGGCATCCTCATGTTAGGTGTCTGCGTATGAGGCGCTGGAGTTAGGCCACCTTGGTAAGCTGTAGATCGCCAAAAACTCTTAAGGCTGTGAGGGAGGCGAGCTGGGAGAGGCGGTGAGTGAAGCCGCACAGAGGCTGCCCATCCACCAAAATACGAAACTGCTGGTGTTCACAAACGATCTCCATCTAAGAAAATATAGATTCAGTCAAAGTTAGTTTTTACATGTAGGTttatgtgaaaaaacaaactgctAGAGCCTGAACCACAAACTAATGCTGCATCAGAGAAGATAATAAGAAAAATACCATTCACAGAAAATGACATCTGCTAATATGACTCTAAGATGATTAAtacatttaaatctatttattATAACTTAAACTCACTAGCGCTATCAGCCTTTATCTGCAAGGCAGAGAATTCTTTTTGTTAGTAGGGCCTATTTTGCCTTGTACATCTTGTATGCACAAGCATGCAGCCACATGATGGTTACTTCTTTTTGTACTGACAGCTGGTAGCAGTAATGTGCCAAGAAACAGTAAGCAAAGGCAGGACTGAGGAAGACCCCTGGATGTAACAACCACTGATGGATTAGGAAGCTGGATCAGTTGTAGACATTTTTTTCCAGCTGCCATTCATTATATTACAGGGGGGAATCCCATTAGACACTGTGTGGAAAACTGTTGTTACAATACCTTCAACTGCTAACGTGTTTGGTTTTTAAGCTTTTACAGATATATAGCTTTTTACAAATATATAACACCTCTCCATGACCAGATTAGAGGCCATCCACAATCCAATTATTCTAAAAATATCCATCCTATTCAGCCTATATCCAATATCGCAATGGAAAAATGCCCTGTGGCCCACGGAGTATTTTTTTATAAGTCACCAACATGAGCAAACCTGGAAGCTAgaaaatttttttattattattattcaagtGAACAGTTGCCATTTTTGGCTTTAGCGTCCAGTTCCCATTCATTTTTACAACCATGCATTATGACTCAAAGTCTTGCACAAACATcttttgtaaatgttttatgATGCAGAAAATTCAGAGCAGAAGCATAACTGGCATTTCTTTCTATCAGTCATATCCCCTCTTGCACTCTCTCATGCTGGGGAAACAGTGGCAAACAGTAACTTGTTACTGAGGCAGCAAAACAAACAGCTATAATACAGCTTTAAATGCTGACTATGCAAAATGAAGGTAAAAGTAACTGCCAGATCATACACACTACTACAAGATTCAGTGTTGTTATggcaacaagttaaaaaaaaagaaagataaaacTGTGTAAACATATGAACCATGTTTCACTCTCACCTTTGGGTGCAGCAGTATGAAATACATGGATGCTGTTTTACAGACTAAACTTAGACAACATTTAACATTGTAGCGTTGAAGCTTATTGTACTCTTGAAATCTTAATCCAGAGATTATAAAGGTACCTAGTAAGTAAAGTTAATTTATATAGCAGTTTTTAAGACAAGAAGCTGCCACGGAGTACTTTATAAGGGTATCAAAAACAAGGTCAAATAAAGACACCTGAATCAAGtgaaacaatacaaaacaaagaaacattacTCTGCTTGTCTGAATGGATGtattttcagcttttcttttctttttcttttttctttttttttttttataaaaaaaggTGCCACAAGGTAGCGGGGGCAGAGAAAGATAGGCTTTTCCACAGTTTTGGTGCTAAGGTTTGGAATGCACAATCTCCCTTAGTTTTCAGATGACGGGAAGACCTCATCTGTGGGTCTCCAGTTTGGAGAATATGGATGGAGTAGATTGATGTGAGTGGGGGGTCTCACTTTGTAAAGTCATAATAGTAAGAATCAAGATTTTAAACTGATATCTAAACCTAATCGGAAGTCATTGTAGACACCTTAGGAATAGGGAAATATTAGAGAATCTATGAGTGTGAGCGGCAGCATCTTGGACAGATTGGAGGTGATTAATAGATGCTTtagacacacaagaaaatagagcattacaataatccaaGTGGGAGGAGGTGAgctcatgaacaagattttccAGTTCACATTTTTAGCCAACGGTCCTGAGTTTAgcaatttttcaaaaatgaacCCAAGATTTTGTGGATTAGCTTTGCAGTGGATAGAACCCAGACATTCTCTAATTTGGGGAAAACGCTCTCCAAAGCAAGAATTAGACACTCTGTCTCTTTCCTGTGCTAACTCGCTAAAGATTACTTGCCATCAAACTATTCATAGCATTAGGTCGGTCAGTTAAAATGGATAGCTTATCCAAGCTTTAAAAGAGAGGTACAGTTGAATGTCATCTTCATACAGATGATGAAAAAAATGGGGTTAAAAGAACTaataaaaattgaaaataaCAAGGGACTTAAACAGGATCCTTGTGGAACGCCATATGAAAATGCAGCCACATCAGACCAAAATTTCCAGCTGTGACCCAAAGTGATGTGAGCCACTCCAAGACAGGGCTGGAGTTCCCCACCATGTGGCTTAACTGATGAATTAGTATCAGTTGTTTCAATGGCAATTGAGCTAAAGTCCAGCAAAACAACGACTGAGCAATCACTTCATCTGTAGCCATCAAAAGACTTTCAGGAAAGCTGTTTCCATTGAGTTTAACTTTCTAAAATCAGATTGAAAGTTATCAATAATATTGTGCTTGTCCAGCACCTTCCTTAATTTTGTCCCAACAATCTTTTCTTTGACCTTTACCTTGAAGGATTCTCCAGGTGCAAAGGGAAAGAAGGAGAGGGTATTTTCAGAAGAGCCCCATTTTCCTTCCAAGCGCGCATTTCTTTGGACGGCCTTATCTCTAAAGTTGACTTTTAACTGTAGACCCACATCACCCTCGGTTTCCTCTTCCTGTGGCTTAGTGGAAAGAGTCACCTCAATGCTGCAGAAAGCCAAATCAGACATAAACAAAGACAA
It encodes the following:
- the si:ch211-10a23.2 gene encoding galectin-related protein B, which codes for MEEKDNKENGEYIGEIKGGLRPSMKLVVMGIVDKKAKSIEVTLSTKPQEEETEGDVGLQLKVNFRDKAVQRNARLEGKWGSSENTLSFFPFAPGESFKMEIVCEHQQFRILVDGQPLCGFTHRLSQLASLTALRVFGDLQLTKVA